One window from the genome of SAR324 cluster bacterium encodes:
- a CDS encoding aldehyde dehydrogenase family protein — protein sequence MNDLSLLQTQNYLGGEWIDGNGAALEVRDKFHGNLLSKLNLMNESQLGLVTAAVNRGFQALKSWSAGQKSDLLSRLAQDLTSQKEWFARLITAESGKPLSYARAETERCISTLNIAAREALQLTGETIPMDFANGTGKTAFTRLFPIGPVLGISPFNFPLNLALHKIAPALAAGCPIVLKPSPYAPLTCLAFAKLCEQAGCPEGSVNVLQCDVPFAEKLVREATFKLLSFTGSAATGWYLKSICGTKKIILELGGNAAALIDESADVPFAAKALVQGSFLFAGQICISTQRIYVHENRFDEFVEQFLLHTSNVAMGDPHLPETVVGPLIDRNHLLRVDQWVTDATKQGATILAGGKIADESHNLYQPTVLTRTTPEMKVVCEEVFGPVVIIESFKNLEAGIEAVNQSRYGLQASIFTNHLDSMRTATERLEVGAVIVNQIPGFRIDSMPYGGLKDSGLGREGLRYAIRDMTEPQLLVF from the coding sequence ATGAACGATTTATCCTTGTTACAGACACAGAATTACCTTGGTGGTGAATGGATCGACGGCAACGGTGCCGCTCTTGAAGTTCGTGACAAATTTCACGGCAACCTCCTCAGCAAACTGAACTTGATGAACGAGTCACAGTTGGGGCTGGTGACAGCGGCGGTAAACCGGGGATTTCAAGCCTTAAAATCCTGGTCAGCCGGTCAAAAATCGGATCTGTTATCCAGACTTGCTCAAGATCTGACCAGTCAGAAAGAATGGTTCGCCAGACTGATCACAGCGGAATCAGGCAAACCACTGAGTTATGCCAGAGCTGAAACCGAACGTTGTATCAGCACCCTCAACATTGCGGCCCGGGAAGCCTTACAACTCACGGGAGAAACAATTCCCATGGATTTTGCCAATGGCACTGGAAAAACAGCCTTCACCCGCCTGTTTCCCATTGGACCTGTTCTGGGAATTTCGCCCTTCAATTTCCCACTCAATCTGGCGTTGCATAAAATTGCTCCGGCTTTGGCGGCAGGATGTCCCATTGTCCTTAAACCCTCACCGTATGCCCCCTTGACCTGTCTGGCCTTTGCCAAACTGTGCGAACAGGCTGGTTGTCCAGAAGGAAGTGTGAATGTCCTTCAATGTGATGTTCCCTTTGCGGAAAAACTGGTACGTGAGGCAACTTTCAAACTGTTGTCTTTTACAGGAAGTGCCGCCACGGGCTGGTATCTCAAAAGTATTTGCGGCACAAAAAAAATAATTCTTGAACTTGGTGGAAACGCGGCCGCGCTCATTGATGAATCGGCAGACGTGCCCTTTGCAGCCAAAGCACTGGTCCAGGGCAGTTTTTTGTTTGCCGGCCAAATCTGTATTTCGACCCAACGCATTTACGTCCATGAAAACAGATTTGATGAGTTTGTGGAACAGTTTCTTCTGCATACCAGCAATGTGGCAATGGGTGATCCGCACTTGCCGGAAACGGTCGTTGGCCCCCTCATTGACCGGAATCATCTCCTGCGCGTTGATCAGTGGGTGACAGACGCCACAAAACAGGGCGCAACAATCCTTGCCGGAGGAAAAATCGCGGATGAATCCCACAACCTGTATCAACCCACCGTGCTGACCCGAACCACTCCTGAAATGAAAGTTGTCTGTGAAGAAGTGTTTGGACCGGTGGTCATCATCGAATCCTTCAAAAATCTTGAGGCGGGCATTGAGGCCGTCAATCAATCCCGCTATGGATTGCAGGCCTCGATCTTCACCAACCATCTGGATTCCATGCGAACCGCGACAGAACGTCTGGAAGTTGGCGCTGTCATTGTCAACCAGATTCCGGGGTTCAGGATTGATTCCATGCCGTATGGGGGCCTCAAGGATTCAGGGCTGGGACGAGAAGGACTGCGGTATGCCATTCGTGATATGACTGAACCGCAACTGCTTGTTTTTTAG
- a CDS encoding cyclic nucleotide-binding domain-containing protein, translating into MSVPHANYLKNTIPQCEQEFVDVVGQIPVFSSLPSELLSQLFCYSKFVALVDDQRVIEQGMFDQEIFVLLKGALSVLLKDESGSEELIDMMQETFTLFGERSLLGEPRGATIKADGNVFLLGIDLSSLPDMLDGIDHPENRAADEEYLRNIQMYIVFSIVLTQRLDRLIRDQYKLRQRLLGFQERQSTWTLNFLKARLFNQFYSDEIPQNLKVREIITKSLKKFGMVNPAIRNVLTSRRINTRLLYTELMKQDALGKITDLNGLIMSLIGELTDYLKHEPDYSILFEIDLFTIHEELKESSSLGDYLNGLYKNIRDSGALCKKMSKEAFLDVFMRDMSLNPPALAEYLRDNQMVRTHFDLAHIMFLVCQQTIYGVSQANRHIRDYVKFFHTYDAPHQDKRHIENRSTSIVEKLLQMQTQQDASWNDNSGTNDESEDQSQENVEDLLKSLGM; encoded by the coding sequence ATGTCTGTTCCTCACGCAAATTACCTTAAAAACACCATACCGCAATGTGAACAGGAATTTGTGGATGTTGTTGGACAAATTCCGGTTTTTTCAAGCCTTCCATCTGAACTCCTGTCCCAGTTATTCTGTTATTCAAAATTTGTGGCGTTGGTTGATGATCAGCGCGTGATTGAACAGGGAATGTTTGATCAGGAAATTTTTGTACTGCTCAAAGGCGCTCTCAGTGTATTGCTCAAAGATGAAAGCGGATCTGAAGAACTAATTGATATGATGCAGGAAACATTCACCCTGTTTGGTGAACGCAGTCTGCTGGGCGAACCACGGGGTGCGACAATCAAGGCTGATGGCAATGTTTTTCTGCTGGGAATTGATCTGTCCTCACTGCCGGATATGCTGGATGGCATTGATCATCCCGAAAATCGGGCCGCTGATGAAGAGTATCTGCGCAACATCCAGATGTATATTGTTTTTTCCATCGTGCTGACCCAGCGCCTGGATCGCCTGATCCGGGATCAGTATAAACTCCGTCAGCGGTTGCTCGGATTTCAGGAACGCCAGTCCACATGGACCCTTAATTTTCTGAAAGCCAGACTGTTCAACCAGTTTTACAGTGATGAAATTCCTCAAAACCTGAAAGTTCGTGAAATCATCACTAAAAGTCTTAAAAAATTTGGAATGGTCAATCCCGCGATTCGTAATGTGCTCACCAGCCGCAGAATCAATACCCGTCTGTTGTACACAGAGTTGATGAAGCAGGATGCGTTAGGGAAAATCACGGACCTGAACGGTCTGATCATGTCGCTGATAGGTGAATTGACTGATTATCTGAAACATGAACCCGATTACAGCATCCTGTTTGAAATCGATTTATTCACGATTCATGAAGAATTGAAAGAGAGCAGTTCACTGGGAGATTATTTGAATGGCCTGTACAAAAATATCCGCGATTCCGGCGCTTTATGCAAAAAAATGAGCAAAGAGGCTTTTCTGGATGTTTTTATGCGGGATATGTCACTGAACCCACCGGCGCTGGCAGAATATTTACGTGACAATCAAATGGTCAGGACTCATTTTGATCTGGCTCATATTATGTTTCTTGTCTGCCAGCAAACAATCTATGGCGTTTCACAGGCCAACCGGCATATCCGGGATTATGTGAAATTTTTTCATACCTATGACGCCCCGCATCAGGATAAGCGGCACATTGAGAACCGTTCCACTTCCATTGTGGAAAAACTCTTGCAGATGCAAACACAGCAGGACGCTTCCTGGAATGATAATTCAGGCACGAATGATGAATCAGAAGATCAGTCTCAGGAAAATGTGGAGGATCTGCTTAAAAGCCTGGGAATGTGA
- a CDS encoding MBL fold metallo-hydrolase → MKITFLGVGSAFSKMNSRSNILVESDKIKLLVDCGWTASSSILRYGLQLDEITHLFITHLHADHIGGMEEFCRVSLDKHHQTVFLSTTTLEERLWDASLRNGLEYLDWNPASEPKTLSSYLTTKHIQPEQWFHPLAGDPLEMYLHKTRHVKNLESYSIEFRYTAGGKTRQALFSGDLKFTPELLEECADRCDWIFHDCQLFDTGENNYLGVHTSYNQLKKLPPHIRNKIWIYHYGDTSLPDAVKDGFQGFLPHLSQFILSP, encoded by the coding sequence ATGAAAATCACTTTTCTAGGCGTGGGCTCAGCCTTTTCCAAGATGAATTCCCGCAGTAACATTCTGGTCGAAAGCGACAAGATTAAGCTGCTGGTTGATTGTGGCTGGACTGCCTCTTCCTCCATATTGCGTTACGGATTGCAACTCGATGAAATCACGCATCTGTTTATCACGCATTTGCATGCGGACCATATTGGCGGTATGGAAGAATTCTGCCGGGTTTCTTTAGATAAACATCACCAGACTGTGTTTTTGAGTACAACCACCCTGGAAGAACGACTCTGGGATGCCAGTTTACGCAATGGACTTGAATACCTTGACTGGAATCCAGCCAGTGAGCCCAAAACCCTGTCATCTTATCTGACGACGAAACACATCCAACCCGAGCAGTGGTTTCATCCGCTGGCAGGCGATCCCCTGGAGATGTATCTCCATAAGACCCGTCATGTTAAAAATCTGGAAAGCTATTCCATTGAATTTCGTTACACCGCTGGTGGAAAAACGCGTCAGGCCTTATTTTCAGGCGATCTTAAATTCACTCCGGAATTACTGGAGGAATGCGCGGATCGTTGTGACTGGATTTTTCATGATTGTCAGTTGTTTGACACGGGTGAGAACAATTATTTAGGGGTTCATACGTCCTACAATCAGTTAAAAAAACTTCCCCCGCATATTCGAAATAAAATCTGGATTTATCATTATGGCGATACATCTTTGCCGGATGCCGTCAAAGATGGTTTCCAGGGATTTCTTCCACACCTCAGTCAATTTATCTTATCTCCCTGA
- a CDS encoding response regulator, with product MSYKTVLMKTIMLLLLVIFLERFSQAETVLAIDPLTGKYELGPWLEFMEDPDGTLTIDQLRSSAFQDKFILNTVSIPNFAYSKSVYWMRLTIENPDSEEVERYLELAFPLHDYLDAWIPEKDHTYRLIQTGDRRPFANRGIFHRNFLFLLHFPPQEKSTIYLRFQTYDGLHEAIPLILWNPEKYIQNNMWQNFILGLYYGLMGVMALYNLFIFFSVRDLSYLYYVLYILSLILWTFSFHGYAFPLFWPDSPDWFNNVLIWSTTSIALFVALFSRSFLKTSQYTPQIHKFLFVWAVSILFTAIITLSLSKYSWFFFGLTVLVFIGAILIITAGIRCWLKGNRSAWYFLLAWGSLILGTILFFLKIAGILTSSILIENSVQIGSAIEVVLLSLGLADRINQERKEKYVAQQAAAQAHQEALEAERQIVENLKNVDRLKDEFLANTSHELRTPLNGIIGLAESLLDGSAGKLPQLANNNLIMIAQSGKRLSNLVNDILDFAKMKNHDLHLQITPVDIRSVVDIVVHLSEQSARQKNLQLIHAIPQNLPLVDADENRLQQILFNLVGNAIKFTHSGMVRITAEHLPAVIQISVQDTGIGIAPEHQSKIFESFEQVDGSVSREFGGTGLGLSVTRQLVELHDGDLWVESVPGEGSSFFFTLPVSTNTSGKTKRDLRSTEKTPLPALEPNIAIIPDEQIIENLQDRLILVVDDEPVNLEVLRQQLHLNHFRVLTAADGFKALEILEHHKPDLMLLDLMMPGISGYEVASRVRQKYDSSQLPIIILTAKSKVQDLIHGYESGASDYLEKPFNKAELLARIRLHMQLKSSVEHLEDRVRERTRELDQTRTILEVTEKIASMTQTFEKFVPRQFLNRIADHGLESIELGKAESDIITVLFSDIRDFTHLSETLSPQELLNFLNAYFKRMSQPVHENDGFIDKFIGDAMMVLFDFPESSDAHEATAAIKTAIGMQKTLKEYNVYRKKSGYVPIQTGIGIHSGNVIIGTVGTRDRMDSTVLGDVVNLASRLEGLTKLYNAQIIISSQTWRMAETTTPFLWRELDFVSVKGKDRPESIFEVFDANEERIRDLKQQILNPYHQGLMLYFSRNWTDAVDQFRECLKIFPEDTVSQQFVERCDYYRKNPPDANWNGTIRLQQKHF from the coding sequence ATGTCATACAAAACAGTATTAATGAAAACAATCATGCTACTTCTGCTTGTAATCTTTCTGGAAAGATTTTCACAGGCTGAAACGGTCCTGGCAATCGATCCGCTGACAGGCAAATATGAGCTTGGGCCCTGGCTGGAGTTTATGGAAGATCCAGACGGAACGCTTACGATTGATCAACTGCGAAGTTCTGCATTTCAAGACAAATTTATCCTCAATACTGTTTCGATTCCCAATTTTGCCTACTCAAAGTCTGTCTATTGGATGAGACTTACTATTGAAAATCCGGATTCCGAAGAAGTAGAACGTTACCTGGAACTGGCCTTTCCGTTACATGACTATCTGGATGCCTGGATTCCCGAAAAGGACCACACCTACAGGCTCATTCAAACGGGCGACCGCCGTCCCTTCGCAAACCGGGGGATTTTTCACAGAAATTTTCTGTTTCTGCTTCATTTTCCGCCACAGGAGAAAAGCACGATCTACCTCCGTTTTCAAACCTATGATGGACTGCATGAAGCCATTCCACTGATTTTGTGGAATCCTGAAAAATATATTCAGAACAATATGTGGCAGAATTTCATCCTCGGATTGTATTATGGTCTCATGGGGGTGATGGCACTGTACAATCTGTTTATTTTCTTTTCTGTCCGAGACCTCAGTTATCTGTATTATGTGCTGTATATCCTGAGCCTGATCCTCTGGACATTTTCCTTTCACGGGTATGCGTTTCCACTGTTTTGGCCTGATTCACCGGATTGGTTCAACAATGTACTGATCTGGTCAACCACCAGCATTGCGCTGTTTGTCGCGTTATTTTCACGATCGTTTCTAAAAACCTCGCAGTACACTCCTCAAATACACAAATTTCTGTTTGTCTGGGCTGTCAGCATTTTATTCACAGCAATCATCACGCTTTCACTGTCAAAATATTCATGGTTTTTCTTCGGTCTCACCGTGCTGGTGTTCATTGGAGCGATCCTCATCATCACAGCGGGAATCCGATGCTGGCTCAAAGGCAACCGCTCTGCATGGTATTTCCTGCTGGCGTGGGGGAGCCTGATTCTCGGTACGATACTGTTTTTCCTGAAAATCGCTGGAATTCTGACCTCCAGCATTCTGATTGAAAACTCGGTACAAATCGGTTCTGCCATTGAAGTGGTGCTGCTGTCTCTTGGCCTGGCGGACCGGATCAATCAGGAACGAAAAGAAAAATACGTGGCCCAGCAAGCGGCGGCGCAGGCACATCAGGAAGCTCTTGAAGCAGAAAGACAGATCGTGGAAAACCTGAAAAACGTTGATAGGCTCAAAGATGAATTTCTGGCCAACACCTCCCATGAACTGCGCACTCCCCTCAACGGGATCATTGGACTGGCTGAATCGTTGCTGGACGGAAGTGCCGGGAAGTTGCCCCAATTGGCAAACAACAATCTCATCATGATTGCGCAAAGTGGAAAAAGACTGTCCAATCTGGTCAATGATATTCTTGATTTTGCCAAAATGAAAAATCATGACCTGCACTTGCAGATCACTCCCGTTGATATCCGCAGTGTCGTGGACATTGTTGTCCATTTATCGGAACAGTCTGCCCGTCAAAAAAATCTGCAATTGATTCATGCGATTCCGCAAAATTTGCCTTTGGTTGACGCTGATGAAAACCGTTTGCAACAGATTCTGTTCAATCTCGTGGGCAACGCCATCAAATTCACTCACAGCGGAATGGTGCGTATCACCGCCGAACACCTGCCTGCCGTCATTCAAATCAGTGTTCAGGATACCGGAATCGGTATCGCCCCGGAACATCAGTCAAAGATTTTTGAATCCTTCGAACAGGTTGATGGTTCTGTGTCCCGTGAGTTTGGCGGCACAGGACTTGGCTTATCAGTAACCCGGCAACTGGTTGAACTGCACGATGGCGATCTGTGGGTAGAAAGTGTTCCAGGGGAAGGATCCAGCTTTTTTTTCACCCTGCCGGTATCCACCAACACGTCAGGAAAAACAAAACGTGACCTCAGGTCAACGGAAAAAACACCCTTGCCCGCTCTGGAGCCGAATATTGCCATCATACCCGATGAACAAATCATAGAGAATCTTCAGGATCGGCTGATTCTGGTGGTGGATGATGAACCGGTCAATCTGGAAGTGTTGAGACAACAACTTCATCTAAATCATTTTCGTGTGCTGACGGCGGCAGATGGTTTCAAGGCGCTTGAAATCCTGGAACATCACAAGCCTGATCTGATGTTGCTGGATTTGATGATGCCGGGCATAAGTGGTTATGAAGTCGCGTCAAGGGTTCGGCAGAAATATGATTCATCCCAGTTGCCCATTATAATTTTAACAGCCAAAAGCAAGGTCCAGGACTTGATTCATGGCTATGAATCCGGCGCAAGTGACTATCTGGAAAAACCGTTCAATAAAGCTGAGTTGCTGGCCCGCATCCGCCTGCACATGCAACTGAAAAGTTCTGTGGAACATTTGGAAGACAGGGTCAGGGAACGCACGCGGGAACTGGATCAAACCCGGACGATACTTGAGGTGACAGAAAAAATCGCGTCGATGACCCAGACCTTTGAGAAATTTGTTCCCCGCCAGTTTCTCAACAGAATTGCCGATCACGGGCTGGAATCCATTGAACTGGGCAAGGCTGAGAGCGATATCATCACCGTTCTTTTTTCCGATATCAGAGATTTCACCCATCTTTCAGAAACACTTTCACCTCAGGAACTGCTCAATTTTCTTAATGCCTACTTCAAGCGGATGAGCCAACCCGTCCATGAAAATGACGGATTCATTGATAAATTCATTGGTGATGCCATGATGGTCCTGTTTGATTTCCCTGAATCCAGTGATGCTCATGAAGCAACGGCTGCCATAAAAACAGCCATAGGAATGCAGAAGACGCTCAAGGAATATAATGTCTATCGAAAAAAATCCGGTTATGTGCCCATTCAGACCGGGATCGGAATTCACAGTGGCAATGTCATCATTGGAACCGTTGGAACACGCGATCGCATGGATTCTACCGTGTTGGGCGATGTGGTCAATCTGGCTTCACGACTGGAAGGTTTAACCAAACTGTATAACGCGCAAATTATTATTTCCTCCCAGACCTGGCGAATGGCGGAAACAACAACTCCGTTCCTGTGGAGAGAGCTTGATTTTGTCAGTGTGAAAGGCAAAGACCGGCCTGAAAGCATTTTTGAAGTGTTTGATGCCAATGAGGAACGCATACGGGATCTGAAACAACAAATTCTGAATCCCTATCATCAGGGACTAATGCTTTATTTTTCAAGAAACTGGACTGACGCCGTTGATCAATTTCGGGAATGTCTTAAAATCTTCCCGGAAGATACGGTCAGTCAACAGTTTGTGGAACGCTGTGATTATTATCGAAAAAATCCTCCGGATGCCAATTGGAATGGCACCATCCGACTTCAACAGAAACATTTTTGA
- a CDS encoding metallophosphatase family protein, producing MPPAGRNCSLRYRYSPSVFCEIPEYQAETLYVIGGLYGNHEALKSILKMKADEEQQGRPVLLVFNGDFNWFNVDHETFEQINYEVLRHSAIQGNVEMEMADPSEDTGCGCNYPEWVAEGIVERSNQIIQQLQSRAEDYPEISIGLRNLPRYLRVKVGDHVIGIVHGDAQSLAGWAFAAECLPGETSSGCGTSSPSVPTSYEQITRYFIESGVRVFASTHTCLPVAQDFQINGRSHVIINNGSAGMPNFANTAFGVITRISIHVSNSSLYGLKMDGVYCDAVPVHFNRNQWVTSFLQNWPEGSPGHQSYFNRIIHGPTFQMPQAIRGNFRNHL from the coding sequence ATGCCTCCTGCCGGACGCAATTGCTCACTGCGCTATCGTTATTCACCATCTGTTTTTTGTGAGATTCCTGAATATCAGGCAGAAACGCTGTATGTCATTGGTGGGCTTTATGGAAACCATGAAGCCTTGAAATCCATTCTGAAAATGAAAGCCGATGAGGAGCAACAGGGAAGGCCTGTGTTATTGGTTTTCAATGGGGATTTCAACTGGTTCAATGTAGACCACGAGACCTTTGAACAAATAAATTATGAGGTTTTACGGCACTCAGCCATTCAGGGTAACGTAGAAATGGAAATGGCAGATCCCTCAGAGGATACGGGTTGTGGTTGCAATTATCCGGAATGGGTGGCTGAGGGCATCGTGGAACGCTCCAATCAGATCATACAGCAACTTCAGAGCAGAGCGGAAGATTATCCTGAAATTTCTATCGGGTTGCGTAATCTTCCTCGTTATCTTCGTGTTAAAGTTGGGGATCACGTCATCGGAATTGTTCATGGTGATGCGCAATCGCTTGCGGGATGGGCTTTTGCGGCAGAATGTCTGCCCGGTGAAACTTCATCAGGTTGTGGAACGTCATCGCCTTCTGTCCCCACCTCTTATGAACAGATCACCCGATATTTTATTGAGTCCGGAGTCAGGGTGTTTGCTTCAACGCACACCTGTCTCCCTGTCGCGCAAGATTTTCAGATCAATGGTCGTTCTCATGTGATCATCAATAATGGCTCGGCCGGTATGCCAAATTTCGCGAACACAGCCTTCGGAGTGATTACACGTATTTCTATTCATGTCTCCAATTCATCCTTGTATGGCTTGAAAATGGATGGTGTGTATTGTGATGCTGTTCCAGTCCATTTCAACAGGAATCAATGGGTGACGTCCTTTCTCCAAAACTGGCCGGAAGGATCTCCCGGTCATCAATCATATTTCAATCGAATCATTCATGGACCAACATTTCAAATGCCGCAGGCAATCCGTGGAAACTTCAGGAATCATCTTTGA
- a CDS encoding glycosyltransferase, giving the protein MSVLFPDKKIAIVHDWLNGMRGGEKCLEVFCEIFPQAHLYTLIHEQGKLSDVIEAMDIRTSALQKIPGGLTHYRHFLPLMPKLVEQFKLDDYDIILSSSHCVAKGISYADHPFHISYVHAPMRYMWHLFDTYFSQEKVGWGVRLAALTARPMLQKWDVETSSRVHALLSNSQNVRKQIQKYYYRDAQVIYPPVDLEQYYPGGTKQRYYLMVGAFAPNKRTDLAIKAFNRAGYPLRIAGTGQEEAYCRSIASANIEFLGNVSDDELRILYQEARAFIFPGEDDFGITPLEAQACGTPVIAFGAGGALETVTEQTGIFFYETNDSALYEAIEQMEDNWKNFDPHACVLNATRFGRERFKMQMSHAVEFGYQQWKQRSGKSKSPLP; this is encoded by the coding sequence ATGTCTGTATTATTTCCTGATAAAAAAATCGCGATTGTTCATGATTGGCTCAATGGCATGCGCGGAGGCGAAAAATGCCTGGAAGTTTTTTGTGAAATTTTTCCTCAGGCCCATCTGTATACCCTGATCCATGAACAGGGAAAACTGTCAGACGTGATTGAAGCCATGGACATTCGTACTTCCGCTCTTCAAAAAATTCCCGGTGGTCTGACACATTACAGGCATTTCCTTCCCCTAATGCCCAAACTTGTGGAGCAGTTCAAACTGGATGATTATGACATCATCCTGAGTTCCAGTCACTGTGTGGCCAAAGGCATTTCCTATGCGGATCATCCCTTCCACATTTCCTATGTCCATGCGCCAATGCGTTACATGTGGCATTTGTTTGATACCTATTTTTCTCAGGAAAAAGTGGGCTGGGGAGTGCGTCTGGCCGCGTTGACCGCAAGACCCATGCTTCAGAAATGGGATGTTGAAACCTCTTCGAGAGTCCATGCGTTACTGAGCAACAGCCAGAATGTCAGAAAACAGATACAGAAATATTATTATCGAGACGCACAAGTGATTTATCCGCCTGTCGATCTGGAACAGTATTACCCGGGCGGAACTAAACAGCGGTATTACCTGATGGTCGGGGCCTTTGCTCCCAATAAACGTACAGATCTGGCAATCAAGGCCTTCAACCGTGCAGGGTATCCACTTCGTATCGCCGGGACGGGTCAGGAAGAAGCCTATTGCCGGTCAATCGCTTCAGCCAATATCGAGTTTCTGGGGAATGTGAGTGATGATGAACTAAGAATTCTGTATCAGGAAGCCCGGGCGTTTATTTTTCCCGGAGAAGATGATTTCGGCATCACACCGCTGGAAGCCCAGGCCTGCGGGACACCTGTTATCGCCTTTGGTGCAGGCGGTGCTCTGGAAACCGTGACTGAACAGACCGGGATCTTTTTCTATGAGACCAACGATTCCGCCTTGTATGAGGCCATTGAGCAAATGGAAGACAACTGGAAAAACTTTGATCCACACGCTTGTGTTCTGAACGCGACACGTTTTGGACGTGAGCGCTTCAAAATGCAGATGTCTCATGCTGTAGAGTTTGGCTACCAGCAGTGGAAACAACGTTCAGGCAAGTCAAAATCTCCCCTGCCGTAA
- a CDS encoding sodium:solute symporter: protein MLETGGSLYFWFFLLVYGVVMYLVSPRSVSLQAFFSGSDGAGKPVSQWWLTSSIFISWIFAKSVTNAANLGSSFGIVGGVAYAAYWLSIPVAGLVIYWLRTRESATGLVPFLIQKYGRGAAVAFSLAILIRLYNEVWSNTAVVGGYFGPTGSQPYYLGAVIFTFFTLVYSIKGGLRSSIVTDAIQTVIFVFFLGIVLFTIVPIHGPVALLQSGTFEMSGGVDLLLVALLQVLSYPFHDPVLTDRGFLNDEKIMLRSFLIAGALGFVCILLFSLVGIHAKLSDLAVSGNAPVAVGQSLGMVTFFVMNVIMMTSAGSTLDSTFSSISKTIALEFPMLRGKKDYVPSIKTGVWVMIAFAVLGNLPLFAGTEILQATTISGTMVIGLAPVFLMQGLVRYSPMSFHFSFWPGVILGILLASGNIPEALAIGTGKYALLLGTNVYGLLLCTMGYVIPLAFPMNALASEKRPS, encoded by the coding sequence ATGTTGGAAACAGGCGGAAGTTTATATTTTTGGTTTTTTTTATTGGTTTATGGGGTTGTCATGTATCTGGTTTCTCCCAGATCCGTATCGCTTCAGGCATTTTTCAGCGGTTCTGATGGAGCCGGTAAACCAGTGTCGCAATGGTGGCTGACGAGCAGTATTTTTATCAGTTGGATTTTCGCCAAATCAGTCACCAATGCCGCTAATCTTGGAAGTTCCTTCGGCATTGTCGGCGGCGTGGCCTATGCGGCATACTGGTTGTCAATTCCTGTTGCCGGACTGGTCATTTACTGGCTGAGAACCCGTGAAAGCGCGACAGGACTGGTTCCGTTCCTGATTCAAAAATATGGACGAGGAGCCGCGGTAGCGTTTTCTCTGGCGATTCTGATCCGGCTTTATAATGAAGTCTGGAGCAATACCGCGGTGGTCGGCGGATATTTTGGACCAACGGGCAGTCAACCCTATTATCTTGGCGCAGTCATCTTCACTTTTTTTACGTTGGTTTACAGTATCAAGGGCGGACTACGCAGTTCCATTGTGACCGATGCCATTCAAACCGTCATTTTTGTGTTTTTTCTGGGGATCGTCCTGTTCACTATTGTGCCGATTCATGGTCCGGTTGCCTTGTTGCAATCTGGAACCTTTGAAATGAGTGGCGGCGTGGATTTGTTGCTGGTTGCCCTGTTACAGGTGTTGAGTTATCCCTTCCATGATCCGGTATTGACAGACCGTGGCTTTTTGAATGATGAAAAAATCATGCTTCGTTCATTTTTGATTGCGGGAGCCTTGGGGTTCGTCTGCATTCTGTTGTTCAGCCTGGTTGGAATTCACGCCAAATTGAGTGACCTTGCGGTGAGTGGGAACGCTCCTGTCGCCGTTGGACAATCGTTGGGAATGGTCACTTTTTTTGTGATGAATGTGATCATGATGACTTCTGCCGGGTCCACCCTTGATTCCACCTTCAGTTCCATTTCAAAAACAATTGCCCTGGAATTCCCCATGCTACGAGGAAAGAAGGATTATGTACCTTCCATCAAAACAGGCGTTTGGGTCATGATTGCCTTTGCGGTATTGGGAAATCTGCCGCTGTTTGCCGGTACAGAAATTTTGCAGGCGACCACTATCAGTGGAACCATGGTGATCGGTTTGGCACCCGTGTTTTTAATGCAGGGACTGGTTCGTTATTCACCCATGAGTTTTCATTTCAGTTTCTGGCCTGGCGTGATTTTGGGAATTCTGCTGGCCTCCGGGAATATTCCTGAAGCCCTGGCCATTGGTACAGGAAAATATGCCCTGTTGCTGGGAACCAATGTTTATGGACTGTTGCTATGCACCATGGGGTATGTCATTCCGTTAGCCTTCCCGATGAATGCGTTAGCCTCTGAAAAACGACCATCCTGA